The Pelagibacterium halotolerans B2 genome has a segment encoding these proteins:
- a CDS encoding leucyl aminopeptidase produces the protein MDQASFTEICLHQLKMSGVQTGEKLVVLTQGSDRLDYADAFMAAGQRLGAQMYHMRLPAPLPTGGWNVGVTGLAALPDAVEALKNCDMLIDCVFLLFSPEQFAIQAAGTRILTAVEPPALLARMLPSKELREKVEIGAEYLAKANVMRITSPHGTDVTYKLNTYPTVAEYACTDEPGRWDHWPSGFVFTGGDDDGVDGQIVVAPGDILLPQNMYVRDPITYTIEKGWITDIRGGLDAELVKSYMAAFNDERGKGMSHVGWGMNPNAHWHGMVPGEFPGGMGMEPRSFYGNVMFSTGPNNELGGPNDTACHLDIPMRNCSLFLDDEAIVIDGDLVVKEMQMARA, from the coding sequence ATGGATCAAGCCAGCTTCACCGAAATCTGCCTGCACCAGCTCAAGATGAGCGGTGTCCAGACCGGCGAAAAACTCGTTGTGCTGACGCAGGGCAGCGACCGGCTCGACTATGCCGACGCGTTCATGGCGGCCGGACAGCGGCTCGGGGCGCAGATGTATCACATGCGCTTGCCGGCACCACTGCCGACCGGAGGTTGGAATGTGGGTGTGACAGGGCTTGCCGCGCTGCCCGACGCCGTCGAGGCGCTGAAAAATTGCGATATGCTGATCGACTGTGTGTTCCTCTTGTTTTCACCCGAACAGTTCGCCATCCAGGCGGCGGGGACGCGAATTCTGACGGCGGTCGAGCCGCCGGCGCTGCTGGCGCGCATGCTGCCGAGCAAGGAACTTCGCGAGAAGGTCGAGATCGGGGCCGAGTACCTGGCGAAAGCCAATGTGATGCGGATCACCTCGCCGCACGGCACCGACGTCACCTACAAGCTCAACACCTATCCCACCGTGGCCGAATACGCTTGCACCGACGAGCCGGGACGCTGGGACCATTGGCCGTCGGGCTTTGTCTTTACGGGCGGCGACGATGACGGCGTCGATGGCCAGATCGTCGTGGCGCCGGGCGATATCTTGTTGCCGCAGAACATGTATGTGCGCGATCCGATCACCTATACGATCGAAAAGGGTTGGATCACCGACATCCGCGGCGGGCTCGATGCCGAACTGGTGAAATCCTATATGGCCGCGTTCAACGACGAACGCGGCAAGGGGATGAGCCATGTGGGCTGGGGCATGAACCCCAACGCCCATTGGCACGGCATGGTGCCCGGAGAATTCCCCGGCGGAATGGGCATGGAGCCGCGCAGCTTTTACGGCAATGTGATGTTTTCGACAGGGCCCAACAACGAACTGGGCGGCCCCAACGACACGGCCTGCCACCTCGATATTCCGATGCGCAATTGCTCGCTGTTCCTCGATGACGAGGCAATCGTCATCGACGGCGATCTCGTCGTCAAGGAAATGCAGATGGCGCGGGCGTAA